A genomic stretch from Coffea arabica cultivar ET-39 chromosome 10c, Coffea Arabica ET-39 HiFi, whole genome shotgun sequence includes:
- the LOC113714295 gene encoding uncharacterized protein has product MAEEKHHHFFHHHKKDEDQDRPGYGGDAPYDSTTGGGYNQYSSDTTDTGYNKYSGDTTTGGGYNQYSSDTTDTGYNKYSGDTTTGGGYNEYSSGGDAGYGNKYSGDKTTTGAAYGGGAGYGSGYGGDESEKPDYEKEKKHHKNLEHLGEAGALAAGAYALYEKHEAKKDPEHAHRHKIGEEIGAVAALGAGGFAFHEHHEKKEAKEEEEEAEGKKKHHFF; this is encoded by the exons ATGGCTGAAGAGAAGCACCACCATTTCTTCCACCACCACAAGAAGGATGAAGATCAAGATCGGCCCGGCTACGGTGGTGATGCACCCTATGACTCCACCACCGGTGGTGGCTATAACCAGTATTCTAGTGATACCACTGATACTGGATACAACAAGTACTCCGGCGACACCACCACCGGTGGTGGCTATAACCAGTATTCTAGTGATACGACTGACACTGGATACAACAAGTACTCTGGTGACACCACCACTGGTGGTGGCTACAACGAGTACTCCTCCGGCGGTGATGCCGGATATGGAAACAAGTACTCTGGTGATAAGACCACCACGGGTGCCGCCTATGGTGGTGGTGCTGGCTATGGTAGTGGCTATGGTGGTGATGAATCTGAAAAGCCTGATtatgagaaagaaaagaagcacCACAAAAATCTTGAGCACCTTGGTGAAGCTGGTGCTCTTGCTGCTGGTGCCTATGCCTTG TATGAGAAGCATGAGGCAAAGAAAGACCCCGAGCATGCTCACAGGCACAAGATAGGAGAAGAGATTGGAGCGGTAGCCGCACTTGGAGCTGGTGGATTTGCATTCCATGAGCATCACGAGAAGAAGGAAGctaaagaagaagaggaagaggccGAGGGGAAAAAGAAGCATCACTTTTTCTAA